In a single window of the Streptomyces sp. NBC_00285 genome:
- a CDS encoding ATP-binding protein — translation MTQSGQQLGNLPTRTTTLVGRHSELAQLARLCRRSRLVTLTGVGGVGKTRLALGTALHQQPGFTGGVWWVELSGVREGALVAHAIAEALPLADQTTRPMIDVVAEYLADRDVLLVLDTCEHLTDACAMAAEVLLRAAPGLRILATSRRRLGLMVEEAFTVDPLPVPRRDDDTADSAAVTLLAQRAADAVPGFTVSAANAAHVAHLCRLLDGLPLAIELAAARLAETPVAELAGRLADRFEVLHTADGTAEADPPWHRALRTAIGWSHELCTPAERLLWARLSVFAGSFDTEAAVAVCSDEHLPQEHIPRILGALMDNSLATWQPTSDGTERFRMLDTLREYGAYWLSELGEEEQLRRRHLAYYRAFARRADAAWLGPGQVALQNRATDEHDNLRTALEFALVRPEGHNALELSGNLWFFWHACGFDKEGQHYLRRALAADSEPSPERLKALWAEALVLVTLGDPREAGARAPEMAATAARFGDVEGAERARSIEALSAVMCGDAVRAVPLAQGVLDRHRCDPLVHPPLAAALVRAQAHIMEGRVDEAVVLLDHMRADCDRHGEQWLRAYGDFMCARAELARGRPATALAHARASWVVKRRLRDRLGMAMALDVLAAAAAADGRARDTAHLLGLAQQLWDTLGHPQIGVTEWTAARDSCEQQARRALGDDAYATAFRDGHRADQDEADPLTPSSV, via the coding sequence ATGACACAGTCCGGGCAGCAACTGGGGAACCTGCCGACGCGGACCACCACGCTGGTCGGGCGCCACTCGGAGCTGGCCCAGCTGGCGCGGCTGTGCCGGCGTTCGCGGCTGGTGACGCTGACCGGCGTGGGAGGGGTGGGCAAGACCCGCCTGGCCCTGGGCACGGCGCTTCACCAACAGCCCGGATTCACCGGCGGAGTGTGGTGGGTGGAGCTGTCCGGGGTGCGGGAAGGGGCTCTGGTGGCCCACGCGATCGCGGAGGCGCTGCCGCTGGCCGACCAGACCACCCGCCCCATGATCGACGTCGTGGCGGAGTACCTGGCCGACCGGGACGTGCTGCTGGTGCTCGACACCTGTGAACATCTCACGGATGCCTGCGCGATGGCCGCCGAAGTGCTGCTGCGGGCCGCGCCGGGACTGCGCATCCTGGCCACCAGCCGCCGACGGCTGGGACTGATGGTGGAAGAGGCCTTCACCGTCGACCCGTTGCCGGTGCCCCGCCGCGACGACGACACGGCCGACTCGGCGGCGGTGACGCTGCTGGCCCAGCGGGCCGCCGACGCCGTGCCCGGTTTCACCGTGTCCGCCGCCAACGCGGCCCATGTGGCGCACCTGTGCCGGCTCCTCGACGGGCTGCCGCTGGCCATCGAGCTCGCCGCGGCGCGGCTGGCCGAGACCCCCGTGGCCGAACTGGCCGGGCGTCTCGCGGACCGCTTCGAGGTCCTGCACACGGCCGACGGGACGGCGGAGGCGGATCCGCCCTGGCACCGGGCGCTGCGCACCGCGATCGGCTGGAGCCACGAACTGTGCACGCCGGCCGAACGGCTGCTGTGGGCGCGGCTGTCGGTCTTCGCCGGAAGCTTCGACACCGAGGCGGCCGTGGCGGTGTGCTCCGACGAGCACCTGCCCCAAGAGCACATCCCGCGGATCCTCGGCGCGCTCATGGACAACTCCCTCGCCACGTGGCAGCCGACCTCCGACGGTACGGAGCGGTTCCGGATGCTGGACACGCTGCGTGAGTACGGCGCGTACTGGCTGAGTGAGTTGGGAGAGGAGGAACAGCTGCGGCGCCGGCACCTCGCGTACTACCGGGCGTTCGCCCGCCGGGCGGACGCCGCCTGGCTCGGACCAGGGCAGGTCGCGTTGCAGAACCGTGCGACGGACGAGCACGACAACCTGCGCACCGCCCTGGAGTTCGCCCTGGTCCGGCCCGAGGGGCACAACGCGCTGGAGCTGTCGGGAAACCTGTGGTTCTTCTGGCACGCGTGCGGATTCGACAAGGAGGGCCAGCACTACCTGCGGCGGGCCCTGGCCGCGGACAGTGAGCCGTCCCCGGAGCGACTCAAAGCGCTGTGGGCCGAGGCTTTGGTCCTCGTCACTCTCGGTGATCCTCGCGAAGCCGGCGCCCGGGCCCCCGAGATGGCCGCGACGGCCGCCCGGTTCGGCGACGTCGAGGGGGCCGAGCGCGCGCGTTCCATCGAAGCGCTCTCCGCCGTCATGTGCGGCGACGCCGTCCGGGCCGTTCCCCTGGCGCAGGGTGTCCTCGACCGGCACCGGTGCGACCCGCTGGTCCATCCCCCGCTGGCGGCCGCACTCGTGCGTGCCCAGGCGCACATCATGGAAGGCCGCGTCGACGAGGCCGTTGTCCTGCTCGACCACATGCGCGCCGACTGCGACCGGCATGGCGAGCAATGGCTGCGCGCCTACGGCGACTTCATGTGCGCACGGGCCGAGCTGGCACGCGGCCGCCCCGCGACGGCGCTCGCCCATGCCCGGGCGTCCTGGGTCGTCAAGCGGCGGCTGCGGGACCGGCTGGGCATGGCCATGGCCCTGGACGTGCTCGCCGCGGCGGCGGCGGCGGACGGTCGCGCCCGGGACACCGCCCATCTGCTCGGCCTGGCACAACAGTTGTGGGACACCCTCGGCCACCCGCAGATCGGGGTCACCGAATGGACCGCCGCCCGGGACTCCTGCGAGCAGCAGGCCCGGCGCGCCCTCGGCGACGACGCGTACGCCACCGCGTTCCGCGACGGCCACCGCGCCGACCAGGACGAGGCCGATCCGCTCACCCCGTCCAGTGTCTAG
- a CDS encoding PP2C family protein-serine/threonine phosphatase, with the protein MTAVVTGRQPVLGMLLVGPVLAGARLGPRATAAVALWSIGLSAAIDMWSGEVPPLDAVCDGLVLIAGGAAAVYGAGRRVGREAELLRVVRQSQNAVLRPLALEVGGVSIISRHHPADRSGLSGDLYDLAHSPYGLRVVIGDVRGHGPEAALLCAATVSAFRDGAYTTPGLVDLATHLDTRISPELGPEDFVTVVLAEFVPGEVRLVNCGHPAPLRVGRRVEPLPPSRCSPPLGLHPVPSLQRARFGAGERLLLYTDGLSEARDANGTMFDLDKGVRRALCQPLLEESLDALVSLVTAHAGGPLQDDLALLICEPRAAAHADRPTGPRGSSGSSGPKGDIPALGT; encoded by the coding sequence GTGACCGCTGTGGTGACGGGCCGGCAGCCGGTGCTCGGCATGCTGCTCGTCGGTCCTGTCCTGGCCGGCGCTCGCTTGGGGCCGCGTGCCACCGCCGCCGTCGCGCTCTGGTCCATCGGGCTGTCCGCGGCGATCGACATGTGGAGCGGCGAAGTCCCGCCGCTCGACGCCGTATGCGACGGCCTCGTACTGATTGCCGGTGGTGCCGCCGCCGTCTACGGAGCGGGCCGTCGCGTCGGACGGGAGGCCGAACTGCTCCGTGTCGTGCGGCAGTCGCAGAACGCGGTACTGCGGCCTCTGGCCCTGGAGGTCGGCGGCGTGAGCATCATCTCGCGGCATCACCCCGCGGATCGCAGCGGTCTCAGCGGTGACCTCTACGACCTGGCGCATTCGCCGTACGGGCTGCGTGTGGTGATCGGAGACGTGCGCGGCCATGGCCCGGAGGCGGCCCTGCTGTGCGCGGCCACGGTCAGTGCCTTCCGCGACGGCGCCTACACGACGCCTGGGCTGGTGGATCTGGCCACCCACCTCGACACCCGGATCAGCCCCGAGCTGGGCCCGGAGGACTTCGTCACGGTGGTGCTGGCCGAGTTCGTACCGGGTGAGGTGCGGCTGGTGAACTGCGGGCACCCTGCTCCGCTGCGGGTGGGGCGCCGGGTCGAGCCGCTCCCGCCGAGCCGGTGCTCGCCCCCGCTGGGGTTGCATCCTGTGCCCAGCCTCCAACGGGCCCGGTTCGGAGCCGGGGAACGGCTGCTGCTCTACACCGACGGGCTGAGCGAGGCGCGGGACGCGAACGGGACGATGTTCGACCTGGACAAAGGTGTCCGGCGGGCGCTGTGCCAACCCTTGCTGGAAGAATCGCTCGATGCCCTGGTCTCCCTGGTCACTGCGCATGCCGGCGGCCCGCTCCAGGACGATCTGGCCCTGTTGATCTGCGAACCGCGCGCCGCGGCGCACGCGGACCGGCCGACAGGGCCACGCGGATCCAGCGGATCCAGCGGGCCCAAGGGAGACATACCCGCGCTCGGCACGTGA
- a CDS encoding SDR family oxidoreductase, which translates to MTRIFNSGQRSQPLTAKVVVVTGAARGQGAAEAAALAQAGATVIRTDVRPEGDACRRLDVSSEADWAELAAELKESYGQVHGLVNNAGMIQRERIDTVRAEDFAQVQAVNTVGPLLGIQYLSPLMPAGASIVNVGSSAALTGYYPVAYTASKWALRGVSKVAAMELGPRGIRVNTVHPGYIETEMTAGATEAFRDATIGETPLGRSGTVDDIAPLVVFLLSDESSFITGAEIPVDGGLSAHGGVKSISDAVRASAAGAGERE; encoded by the coding sequence ATGACTCGGATCTTCAACAGTGGTCAGCGTTCCCAGCCCTTGACCGCCAAGGTCGTAGTAGTCACCGGCGCAGCCCGAGGGCAAGGAGCCGCTGAGGCTGCCGCCTTGGCTCAGGCGGGGGCCACGGTGATCCGGACGGATGTGCGGCCGGAGGGGGACGCGTGTCGACGCCTCGACGTCAGCAGTGAGGCGGACTGGGCCGAACTCGCCGCCGAGCTCAAGGAGTCGTACGGCCAGGTGCACGGGCTGGTCAACAACGCGGGGATGATTCAGCGGGAGCGGATCGACACTGTTCGGGCTGAGGACTTCGCGCAGGTGCAGGCCGTGAATACCGTGGGGCCGCTGCTCGGAATCCAGTATCTCTCCCCGCTCATGCCGGCCGGGGCGTCCATCGTGAATGTGGGGTCGTCTGCCGCGCTCACCGGGTACTACCCCGTCGCGTACACCGCGAGTAAGTGGGCTCTGCGTGGGGTGTCGAAGGTTGCTGCCATGGAGTTGGGGCCTCGGGGAATTCGGGTCAATACCGTGCATCCCGGGTATATCGAGACCGAGATGACCGCCGGGGCCACGGAGGCATTTCGGGACGCGACCATCGGGGAGACGCCGCTCGGGCGGAGCGGGACCGTTGATGACATCGCGCCGCTTGTGGTGTTTCTGCTTTCCGATGAGTCCTCGTTCATTACCGGTGCGGAGATTCCTGTGGACGGGGGGCTTTCCGCGCACGGTGGGGTCAAGTCCATCTCGGATGCGGTGAGGGCCAGTGCGGCGGGTGCGGGAGAGAGGGAGTAA
- a CDS encoding cellulase family glycosylhydrolase → MPRSAGFTRRQAMTTSAALAVAALSTPSAARAATQAAARPTGSAGSASALDVVADMQPGWNLGNTFEAIGADETAWGNPRVTRAFFRRLKAQGFRSIRIPVTWGQHEGPAPAYTLDPVFLARIKEVVDWALADGFHVLINMHGDAWQWVLNMPAQHDAVLAQYTATWQQIAATFRDESRRLLFESVNEPFFTGSSGDEQNAVLMNELNTTFHSVVRATGGGNADRLLVMPTLGDTPDQAKIDTLLATFTALDDPNLVASVHYYSFWPFSVNLAGYTTFNAATQQDLTDTFDLVHKAFVANGIPAVVGEYGLLGWDSGPGTVEEGETLKYLEYLGYYARFRGLTTMLWDNGSRFNRRTLQWNDPSLYAQIRSSWTGRSGTASTDQLFVPKGGAPADATITLNLNGTRLTRIDVVGARHLVRGVDYTVSGSTLTIAAATLGRLTASQEYGTNAVLSLRFTDGTPWAVNVITYDKPVLTSATGTTASLAIPNAFNGDKLATMEAVYADGSPAGPQSWTTYKQFNVAFTPDYTAGTIILPTAFFGDVTDGAAVTLTFYFWSGTRLTYTLTRSGTGVTGTAS, encoded by the coding sequence ATGCCGCGTTCAGCCGGTTTCACTCGCCGCCAGGCCATGACGACCTCCGCGGCCCTCGCCGTCGCGGCGTTGTCCACCCCGTCGGCCGCCCGGGCCGCCACCCAAGCCGCTGCCCGGCCCACTGGCTCCGCCGGCTCGGCGTCCGCGCTGGACGTGGTCGCGGACATGCAGCCCGGCTGGAATCTGGGCAACACCTTCGAGGCCATCGGCGCCGACGAGACGGCGTGGGGCAACCCGCGGGTGACCCGCGCGTTCTTCCGCAGGCTGAAGGCGCAGGGCTTCAGGAGCATCCGGATCCCGGTGACCTGGGGCCAGCACGAGGGCCCGGCTCCGGCCTACACCCTCGACCCGGTGTTCCTGGCCAGGATCAAGGAGGTAGTCGACTGGGCCCTGGCCGATGGTTTCCACGTTCTGATCAACATGCACGGCGACGCGTGGCAGTGGGTGCTGAACATGCCGGCCCAGCATGACGCGGTCCTGGCCCAGTACACGGCAACCTGGCAGCAGATCGCGGCCACCTTCCGGGACGAGTCGCGCCGACTGCTTTTCGAGAGCGTCAACGAGCCCTTCTTCACCGGCAGTTCAGGCGACGAGCAGAACGCCGTCCTGATGAACGAGCTCAACACGACCTTCCACTCCGTCGTGCGCGCGACCGGCGGAGGCAACGCCGACCGGCTGCTGGTCATGCCGACCCTGGGGGACACCCCGGACCAGGCCAAGATCGACACCCTGCTCGCCACCTTCACCGCGCTCGACGACCCGAACCTCGTGGCCTCGGTCCACTACTACAGCTTCTGGCCCTTCAGCGTGAACCTCGCCGGCTACACGACCTTCAACGCGGCCACCCAGCAGGACCTGACCGACACGTTCGACCTGGTCCACAAGGCCTTCGTGGCCAACGGGATCCCGGCCGTCGTCGGTGAGTACGGGCTGCTCGGCTGGGACTCCGGCCCCGGCACGGTCGAAGAGGGCGAGACGCTCAAGTACCTTGAGTATCTGGGCTATTACGCGCGCTTCCGGGGCCTGACCACGATGCTGTGGGACAACGGCAGTCGCTTCAACCGCCGCACCCTGCAATGGAACGACCCGAGCCTCTACGCGCAGATCCGCTCCAGCTGGACCGGGCGCTCCGGCACCGCCTCCACCGATCAGCTCTTCGTGCCCAAGGGCGGGGCCCCGGCGGACGCGACGATCACGCTGAACCTCAACGGCACACGGCTGACGAGGATCGACGTCGTCGGCGCCCGCCACCTGGTCAGAGGTGTGGACTACACCGTCAGCGGCAGCACGCTGACGATCGCCGCGGCGACCCTCGGCCGGCTGACCGCGTCACAGGAGTACGGCACGAATGCCGTCCTGTCCCTCCGCTTCACGGACGGAACTCCCTGGGCCGTCAACGTCATCACCTATGACAAGCCGGTGCTGACGAGCGCGACGGGTACGACCGCCTCGCTGGCGATCCCCAACGCGTTCAACGGCGACAAGCTGGCGACCATGGAAGCCGTCTACGCCGACGGCAGCCCCGCCGGTCCGCAGTCCTGGACGACGTACAAGCAGTTCAACGTGGCCTTCACACCGGACTACACCGCAGGCACGATCATCTTGCCGACCGCGTTCTTCGGCGATGTCACCGACGGCGCCGCCGTGACCCTCACCTTCTACTTCTGGAGCGGGACACGACTGACGTACACGCTGACCAGGTCCGGCACCGGGGTCACCGGCACCGCCTCCTGA
- a CDS encoding CGNR zinc finger domain-containing protein, protein MRYVDYIGNLTRLAVEIVNGDDPSELRREMFRQHRIAEPDPERLGELLPRLLGAVEAACHGGPLGPVNALLEQHPPLVRVDDHNGEGSPHLHFAPNGEDAVSWLGRSCSAALAHVVCGDPAVTIGRCHAVDCERFYVDDSRNRTRRFCSNACASRTTVAAYRARRKAGD, encoded by the coding sequence GTGCGTTACGTCGACTACATCGGGAATCTGACCAGACTTGCGGTCGAGATCGTCAATGGCGACGACCCGAGCGAGTTGCGCCGTGAGATGTTCCGCCAGCACCGGATTGCCGAACCGGACCCCGAGCGGCTCGGCGAGCTTCTGCCCAGGCTGCTCGGCGCGGTGGAGGCCGCATGCCATGGCGGGCCGCTCGGCCCCGTCAATGCCCTGCTGGAACAGCACCCGCCGCTTGTCCGGGTCGACGACCACAACGGCGAAGGCTCGCCACATCTGCACTTCGCTCCCAACGGCGAGGACGCCGTGAGCTGGCTCGGGCGCAGTTGCTCCGCGGCACTCGCGCATGTCGTCTGCGGCGACCCGGCCGTGACGATCGGCCGCTGCCACGCCGTCGACTGCGAGCGTTTCTACGTCGACGACTCCCGCAACCGCACCCGGCGGTTCTGCTCCAACGCCTGTGCCAGCCGGACCACCGTCGCCGCCTACCGTGCCCGCCGCAAGGCTGGAGACTGA
- a CDS encoding RNA polymerase sigma factor, with protein sequence MKPDTREHEKRSDGALNRDGDSDAQLTRSAAGDTAAFTPLVEAYSPALHGYFARRMPGAADDLLAEAWLQAFAARRTFDPSRGSARGWLFGVARNVLSQHLRRAGRQEAVPGVEITDPWQAVDQRLDAAALAPALRRALAELPVEEREVLLLVSWEQLSPAEAAAAVGIPAGTARSRLHRARGRLRDRLAATRPAGRHLSVTGDVA encoded by the coding sequence GTGAAACCGGATACCCGGGAACACGAGAAGCGCAGCGACGGCGCCCTCAACCGTGACGGCGACAGCGACGCCCAGCTGACACGGTCGGCGGCGGGGGACACGGCGGCGTTCACCCCGCTGGTCGAGGCGTACTCGCCCGCCCTGCACGGCTACTTCGCCCGGCGCATGCCCGGCGCGGCGGACGATCTGCTGGCCGAGGCGTGGTTGCAGGCGTTCGCCGCGCGGCGCACGTTCGACCCCTCGCGCGGCTCGGCGCGGGGCTGGCTGTTCGGGGTGGCCCGCAACGTGCTGTCCCAACACCTGCGGCGGGCGGGGCGGCAGGAGGCCGTACCGGGAGTGGAGATCACCGATCCCTGGCAGGCGGTGGACCAGCGGCTCGACGCGGCCGCGCTGGCCCCCGCGCTGCGCCGGGCGCTGGCCGAACTGCCCGTCGAGGAGCGGGAGGTGCTGCTGCTTGTCAGCTGGGAGCAGCTCTCCCCCGCCGAGGCGGCCGCCGCCGTGGGCATCCCGGCGGGCACCGCCCGCTCGCGGCTGCACCGGGCACGGGGTCGGCTGCGCGACCGGCTCGCAGCAACCCGCCCGGCCGGACGGCACCTGAGCGTGACGGGAGACGTGGCATGA